The DNA sequence ACTTAGGTGAATATTGATCAATACATTTTGAAAAATAGTCTTTTTCGGTTTCTTATAACTTGACATGGAAGCGGTATTCATATCTAGATTTTTTACCATAATGTTTAGCATCATAGTTGTGCATCTTTCAGTTGATCTCTCTTTTGCTCACCTTTTGCAGAAATATTACCTTAATTACCTTTATGAATCCTACATTTATTTCATATGCAACGGTTCTAATGGTGAGTTTGGGAAATGTGTTGTCTGAACCCAAAGCTACAGAGTTCAAAGCGAGCAGATTTGAGTAGTTGGAGAAGAGCGTTTCCCCAATGGCACACACTTTCACTCACGAACTACATTATCTTACTAGCTTGGCAATTTGTGCCAAGGTCTTTTTATTAGTATTAGGTTTCTGGCATGTGTGTCAAGCACGCTTATTCGTGTGAAAGTTTTTATGAAATATTATGAATTTCTAGACATGGTATATTCTTTTGATTTTGGAATCACTGCTTCTGATTAAGCCTTTGTGTGGAGCATGTTGGAAAGGCTCGAGATGTTGGTGTCAATGGAAATAAAGTTTCAGATGCTTTGAAGGTTTTACTCGTACTCTCCTACTTTTGATCAACTATTCTgcattgtgatttgatttttggATGGCTTTTCTGCTTTGTTCTTAACTTTATGTTTGCtgtttgcattttgatttggttCAATGGAGTTAATATGTAATTATTAGGGTTTTATTGGTAATTTTACTTAATTTGGCAATGATGCAGAGTTTTTTATGGTTTGTTAGTCATGTTGTATTTGGGCCCTTGGTTAAGCTCAGAAACCTGTGCAGATGCCGCATGCATGTAGTTTTCTCTTCAAACATATGAAGATTTGTTAATTTCCTCTTCCACCCTTGGAAAATCAACATGCACAGACATTTATTGGGAACCGGAAGACCACGGGGGTAGCTACCTGCAATTTTGAGTCTCAATCAAAATTACAGACAGATAAatgaagaaacaagaaaaatagaGACAAGGAAGATTGTAATCAACAGCTGTAGGGCACAATTGTTCATGATACcttgaaaagaatgaaaaacagaACCCAGAGTGTTTGGATATAAAGAAATTAGGAAGTCAGAAAGATGTTAATGCAATGAAAATAATTCCACCGATTCCATTCTCTAACTCGATGACCATCCTTTTGGAACAATGTTTGATGAGTTTCTTATTTCGAATGTGTTTGCCTTACCATTGGAAATTGTTGGAgctccatttgttctttctcttGCTCACAAGCATACATCAATGTAAATGTATCTAAGAATTTGTGTACTGATAGGATATATGCATTAcacatgttttgtttgttagtgttttaaagcattatCAGATAGCATGTTGCATATTCTTTTAATAGTTACTTGATTATTGCAAATTTGTGAATCTTGTACCATAGCAAATCTTATGAATTCTCCTTTTCCAGTGTATCCAAGGTTTGGTAGAAGGTGTTCTTCGGTGTATCATTTTGATAGTGTTTGGTGATCTTCAGGTATGAAATCCTAACATGAGTTGGAATGTTAAcgttttcaatttaaatttgtGTACTAAACTAAAGTCATTGTACTACAACAGTGATCAATGTAGAAGAAAATGGTTGGCTTCTTCCAGTGATCAAAATTTGTTGTCAAATTGATAATTAGCTTTCAGAGATCGATTTGTACAATTCAATCAAACTGTTAGGTAGATTTGAATATAAATCTTGATTTGTTTTGCGTTAATTGTATTCTGATGAATGAATCAATTAGAATATACAATCTCAATTGCTTTGCTTTTTTAAGAAGTAGGATTCATTGATGACATAGATCAATCATTTTAACTTAATGCTGTCTCATTGGGTTGTCAGCTTTTGTTTGGATGCAATTAGTATTATAGAAGTTCTGTTTTCACTGATGTCCGGAAAGATTTTGCGGAAATTAGGTGTGCTTGAAAATTAGAAGTTTTATTCAtccatgtgtttttattttttcctagCTATCTATTTGTTGTCTGAGGTTTCAATTACTTTCACATGAGAAATTGCAATTCTCATCTAATATGTAGAACAGTCCATTATAGTATTATACTCATCATTCTTTAACAAATATTGCAGAACAATACATTTATGTGCAGAGCAGCAGTTGCACGATTTGATTTGAGTAACGGCTGGTGGTACAAGGCATGTCCAATCTGCTTCAAACAACTAAAACCAAAGCCCCAAAGTGACCTGCGGGTTTATCCAACCGATGATGTTCAAAACCCTATTGCCTGGTAATACAAAATTACTCTGAGTCTATTAGTATATAAAGCATAAACTTAATTATTCTTCTTTATAAATAATCACATCAATTTCAACACAGGTTCAAAGTTAGTTTAATTCTTGAAGATGCCAATGACGAAACCAGTGCCATCATTATAGGCAAATCAGTCGAAGAACTATTTGGAATCACATGTGAAGAATTAGTAGTCAACAAAGGTTTCTGTGACCAAAGGGAAATACCACCACAAATGCTCCGAGTAAAAGatgaaatcaaacttttccaactCAAGACTTGGAAAAGTTAAAAATGACACAAGTAGAAGTGACTTGCTCATCAAAACTGTTTTCGAGGATCAAGCACAAATTCATCTttcaaacaacaacaaaggtGATGAGGCAATAAGTAACCTTAGGAAGAAACATATGGTTCATGAAATGCTACCGTCCACACCATCACTCTCACTCAAGAAATCTCTACCTTCATCTCCATGTGAGAGCAGTTCAAGTTCAAAGAAACGATAAAGGGAGCCAGTCAGAAAGACTCTTTCCacctctacaccaacaaaaaaacccaagaggttagtctttataaaaaataaataattgacaTAAACCTTTTTTTCCATTACTAGATGTGCATCGATACTTTAATCTCTCTCCATTTTACATGATCCAAGTGATACCACAAGTGGATACAGTGAAAAGACCTATGCGTTTGAAGAGACCGATGATGAGAATGTAGCAAACCCAGATCAAACTCCCAGTGAATAGAGTATGGATCCCAACACTCATAAATCAATTTTCTTAACAATTTTTTTCCCATCTTGAATGAGTAGTCTCTCTAACACGGAACTTTATCCTATAAATATcgcataatatatatatggttgTGATTGGTTTACTTTTACAAAACCAACTGACCAAGTGCATGACTGAGTTGATATAGCCTTATCTGACAACAACAAACAATGATGATAAAGCCTAAACTTGGATTAAGCACGGAATCGTAGTCGAATTTTGGCTTATATCATGTATGTTGAGgaagtaaaatatataaatatatttaggGTTGCTTATGTAAACAAATAAGTCATTGTTTAAATTTTCAACCAATGTTTGACAAATgattaagtgtttttgtttcattgtatTACCATGCCTTGATAAATAGTTGAGAAATGAGAGATTATTTTTTGCTTATGCTTTTTTTAGGTGTGTACTGAATTGGATGTCTAATACCAAATGTGAACAAAtcttactttttaatttttgtgtgcCTGCAAATCATATGCAATTTAGATTCATTAAATTCTTAAGTGATCgaattctatttttaattttttttttgtttttttttttttcagttcatCGTTGTCTTACAAGACAAAAGAGATACCATTAACGTAAGGAGTTACACATATAGATGTCTTTAGTGGAACATACCTTACTTTTTGAGCTTTGTACTAACATCCTAAATTTTTGGCGTGTAATATATGAAGAACAATCCCTGAGGATGATACGAACATCCTAAATTTTTGGCATGTAATATACGAATGTAAATACAACTCTCTGGCTATGGCGTACTACCATCCCAATTTTTGTCATGTAATACAAGAACGTAAATAGCACTCTCTAACTATGCCATGTCAGCATCCTCAATTTTCTCatgtaatatatttatataaccCTACTCTTTGGCACATATTTTCTCATGTATATAAGCCTTACTTTTTACACGTTTAAGACAGTTTTGAAACCTGCAGCATCGTGCGGGCTTTACCGCTTGTATAAACTAAAGCTGACAAGATCAACCAATCTGCTCCACCTCCATAACGTAAAGTTGGCCAGTCTAAGCACCATCAACAACTTCACCACTCCTAAACAGAGCGACAACAACCTCGTGCTAACCAGGACGAATCCACCACAGATCTAACAAGGCAATGATGCCTAACAGACTTTGTCAAGAGACAGGAAAACAAAAATCTGGTACAAGAATGACTAGGATAAATAAACATTTGCATCAAGATTCCATGGAATCCCTCAGTAACTTATCTTCCCATGCTCTCTTTAGTTTGTTTCCTTCCACTTGCAGCTAATgtctaataaaatttaaatgccaaagaaaagtgttttggctttattatatatcataaaCATATATGGTTATTCATAGTTTGTCCAAGTTCATATGCTTGTATGGAagaagattttttttcaaaaaaaaagaaggaaagcaaCCAAATTTGGATTATAATAAGTAATTCTTTGGTTTGGAGTTTAGGGTTCCAATCAAATTTGCCAAAATCgatcaaaattggatggaattgGACTAAAATCGGTCAGTTTGGATGGATTTAAATGGAACTATCACTTAGACCAATAATTTCGGCTTTAGATGGAATCGGacattttggatgaatttgattggtttttgaGCAACCCCTAATTTGAGGTACAATTACAACGCAatgacttcaagtcttcaacaggaagttttgcttttctttcttttgaaacaTCGATACGTTTAAAGTAATAAATGAGAGATTTGAATTAAGCCATACAATGATCCGTTATAATAATTTGATGTTATGTTTGCCATGCCCATGATCGCCGAATTTAAATTTCTTActtacaattaaataaaaagaaaaatcactacTCCATAATAAAATAGATCAACTATCATGCACACTTAAATTCCTAATGCGTAGTGGATGCATCTAGGTTGGGCAGCCTATATAGCCATCGTTGTTGTTACAAATGGCACCTCCATTTAGATAAGCTAGTGGACACTTGAAAAAATGGAGAGTAGCTAGGGGAGCCTAAATATAAATCAGTGAGGTTTAGATGCCTTAAACCATAATTAGGTCATTGGCTAGGGTGAGTGGGTTTGACTTCAGTGATCACTTTAGAGTCATAGGGTGGTGAACCTTCTTTCTCTACTTATTAGTTTACTAATCACATATTCTTACTTGCATCATATGTAACACCAACAGTATTTACCTAAAACAGAATTAATTCCCAACACGTACGGTTAACATACGAAAACACCAAATTAAGATGCTAAATGGACGGAGAGTTGGTGGAGAAAATAGTTTATCGACACGCTTTTTCTGAACCCACTAAACTAGAAGGAATGTTTGAGAGGTCCCATTTTGCGTACCCTAAAGCCAAAATATATAAGAGATGGTGGGTGGGCTTTGTGGGgattttccttttgattttatcgatgttttttttatagaaaggcATGCAAGTCATGATGATCTTTCATGGAAGGAGTCTTCTAAAACCGATCAGCGGCCAGGTGTGTGTGTCAACAAATTGATTAGGTTTGCTTTTGGCTAAGGCaggtaattattttaaaattgttAATCTTTGTAGTTTATTGCTTAATAGTTTGGTGGTGTTGTGTGACTTGTGTCTACGAAACCCTAAAGTaagaacatatatataatactgtGTAAAAGAATGTGTATTGGGTTTATCGCCACTATACTAGTGCTCGATCGGTTCTAATACTGTAATAATTGAATTGGATCAAATTAGTGAGTTTAATTGTTAATAGAATACTATTGatatattatttgtttgctttaaaGGTAAATATTAAAGGTAGGCCTTcatcattttaatttgttatcTAACGAAATGTTTTCATAGCTGGAAGAATCTCAGTTGTGTAAAAGATAAGACGTCAACCTTGGCACCTCATACCTACCTTATTCTTGTGTGCATGGAGAAAAATATGTGTGGAGTTGCTCCTGCTCCTCACGAAATAGACCAATCCGTTTAGAACATAGTATGTGTTTAAGAAATATTCTTGATTTTGGACACATTTATGTCCACATTGTTACGTGataaacaaatttttataaaaagagcTCGGTACATAATGCTAATCAACATTATCACGTGACAAAAATAACCTCAAACAAATTTTTATAGAGTGATGGAGAATTGAGTAAACTATTTAACATTATCACGTAACAAAAACAACCTCAAGCAaatgtgaaaagaaaattttttaattcaatttagtCCATAGACAAAAGGGGAAACAAGTGAGCAAACAAGAGATCAACAAGTCTATAAAATCATACAACAAGTGCATCAAATGCATGTGCTCGATTTGATGGAAGAATGCATGAATGCATGTCATGTTTCCAAGAGCCTTACATTCATTTATTCTTCCATCCCCTACTCAGTATCAAGTACTGAATTTACAAAACCCTCTTGTAGAAAGCCAATCCAAAGTAAGAAAAGAGaggaatacatatatatatatatatatatatatatatatatatcaaattagAAACACATTTAATCCTATATGTTAGTTCTGAACAACTTCAAATAAGTAACCCAACTTTtaaatggcaaaaaaaaaaaaaaaaaaaaaaaaaaaaaaggaggaagaaattaaaagtgaaaaatacacttttctttctttcttcttgtctTTTCCCTCTTCTGATCCTTCACTTGTTTAATCATCACCATGAGCCTCCACCTAATAAACCATTCCAATACCCAGTTGGATTCCCTTGCCCCTTGTTCTGATGATGATCAAGTACTTCATGATGACCTGCAGTGCTTGAAATCTGTTTCAAATGATGATCCCCAAATGGAAACAAGATCCTTCCACCATTAACATTCTCATGATCATCCCCCCCATACCTATTTCCAAGCCcatcaaaacaaaaaccaagGTTTGTTGGTTTGTATTCTTGTAGTGAGAACCCAGCTGATGATGGTGGATAGAGTGTGTTTGAATGATGATCGGGCATATTCTGGGTTGGCATGTATGAATTCACACCTCTAGAAGCAATGCCAGTCCTAAGAAGCTCCATAGCTGAAAGATTGGGAGCTGATGAGGAATTAGTACTATTGTTGTTTTCCATTGTAGTACCATGGTAATGTGCATCTATAGCATTAAAACCTAGGTTAAGATCTTGGCCTTCATGGGTAACCCTAGGGTTTTGGTGAGATGATGAAAAGTGTGAAAGAGTTGTTGGTGGGTTAAGATCAGGAATAGTAATCTTTGACGATACCGATGAGGATGTggatttcttgttcttccttgAACCTCCTCCAACTGGGACATTTCTGAGAGTTCCACCTTCAGTCCAATACCTTCTGCATGTCTTGCAAAAGTACCTTGGTTGAGTGAGGCTGTAGTTGTTGTAGTAACAAAACTTGGTGTTGGTTGAATTGCACCTTGGACAATTCAATTGCTCTTGAGGTCTTGCCCTTTTCTCCAACACTGACCTTGTGCATCCATTGGATCCCATATCATGATCTTCCATGGGCTTCTCCGGTTCTCCACTTccctaattataattaattcaCAACCTCCCAATATTAAgagaaagaaatcaaaattaagagccctaattcattttaatgaaaaattaagcaAAACGATCAATATATCCTACAAATGCACACAGATCTAGAAATCTAAATAAACAGATCAAAGAGATAGATCATCATAATAAGTAGCTACCTATATCAGCTTTTTTAGTACTTGGGGAAGAAtcatattgaaaaaataaataaaaattaaaaacaaaaactacaaATAATAGCAACAAGTACTGCCTTTTTAATTCCTTTATTGGTTATCACatgtgaaagaaagaaaaaagttgaGCCTTCATGTACAAAGAACAAAATAACCTTTTATCTTTGGATAAAAGAAATCCAAGTATCATGAAACTTTCAGTTGCCTTGATGAACATCGTCTCATATATAGCTAGAAGTAAGAAATTATGAATTAAAGTATCCCACAcagtaattatatatatgtttcaaacACTTAGGAGCTTGATCTAAGTTTGGCCTTGAATCTAACCTAGATTAATAAATTTTGGGCTCATAGAACTAATACattaaagaaaggaaaaagaatacaTGACATGAAAAATTATAAACCCACCCACCTGCAGCCATTGAGCAGTATCCATGAATTCAGAAGAGAAAAGGGGAAGAAAGGAAGCTGATGacttcagagagagagagaaaaggagaaaGTGTTCACCTTCTTTGTCTGCAGCTGCTCTTAGTGGAAGAAAGAATGTTTTAGATTGTCTTTTAGATCGTGTGTGTGCTTATTGCTTTATGCATTGGCTTACTTTATGACTCTGACGATGAGGGGAAAAATACAGAAATGTCTTTGTTTTGACTATACCCCCTAAAATGTCACTGCATTAGTGCTGTTTGTGTTATTCTATGTGGGATTTTTGTCTGGTTTTGCTTagaaaattcgtttttattcaTCTTTTGTGGAATCATGAGTGTACGTAGTGATAGTGGGTTTCTCTTTATTGACCTCATAATGCCAAAGTCTTGATTCTTGCTCTTCATctctttttttatgttttcaaaGGAACATACATGAACAGAGATTACTGGTTCTTTTGGTTCATCCAAAGTTTTGAATTAAATTGCTTAAAACCTCCCCGGTATGATTAAATATATATGTCAAGATTTTTCTCATAGTCGACTTTGATCCCTATAGAATGTCCCCCGGGAAGAATTACCTACCAAGAACCAGATGCATTCACTAGTAATTTAGATGATTAAGCCGACTCTTCTCAACCTTTTTCCTGTTCAGAAACAGAAAAAGGAACAAATTAACTTCTTTTTTGATAAAGCATCTTTTTTTACGTAAATCTGATGGAGGTTCAGACCAATCAAATATTCTCATTACGTAGACAAAAGTTAATTTATGTATGGGtgatgttatccacataccTATTTTTACCCTTCATATACTTCTTAATTTCCGACCGTTAggttaaatgaattaaaaaaagattaatagacaaaaatttacaagggtgtgtgaatagctAATATGAATAGTTACTACCCTATGTATAAATTGATCGAATAAAACTAATCATTTAAACCTCTATTAGTTAAGTCGATTTAGTGGTGCTCAAAAACCCTATAGCTGAGCAGTAGAGTGAGATATATGACGAGTGGTGCTCATAAAACCCGCATATTCTCATTCAAATTAACAATTAGTCATAGTTGAGTAATTAAagtaaaataattatgaacttcctTGGCTAAACAGATAATTATCAACTTTGgagactaattaattaaatggaaaatgaaaattttgaaagagtAAGGAGGAAGGAACGAAAGATTAGGAGAGCCGACAATAGGCGACAAAAGGGACAATGAGCGGGACCCAATTAGTGCGcggtagaaaaagaaaatttgaatacaTGATAACAGAGAGTAAGTCTTGGTGTGGGTGTGGGCATTTCTTTTACGTGATGGTGACATGCAGTCTGATATTTGAATTTGTTCGAAACAGCCAAACCCAAAGGACTCAAATTCCCACTGCCCCTTGCTTTTTCAGATTTCAGATTGCCACAAATGGGCGCTCTCTTCAGTCTTTTCCTTCCTATTAGGTCGAGTCCAACCCAACCGAAGTTAATATCCCACTGCCTCCTCAACTAGGGTTTATGAACAGAACCATGCATCTAGGGTTTGTATAGTGTGTTTTATACAATATTAACTCTCTTGAAACTAATATTTTGTCCAGGTACTACCTTGATAGTACAAATAATTGGTATGTATTCAAATAGTACACTATTCTTATGTTAGAAGCTGACGTCTAGTGTCACTAACGATAAAAAATAATCTCTTGTTTCATACgttactttttagtttttacttcATAATAGTGTACTGTAAATAATTGTTCATTCATAAAACAAGATATAATACTTTCTGTCAGACGATGTTCGAATCTAAGATATCATCGGCAGTAGCCGATCAATTAACAATTGCTTTCACGGTAGTAATAAGGTTGATATACAGGCCATAAATAAAGTAGTAAGATTGTATGCTCAAATTTTCTTTGTTGATTTCAGCAAAACAATATATATcgagaatttaaaattttgagatatatttgttttgtttgtatcatatatttcatCATTATCGAGATTATTGAGTACCAGTCAACTTTATACTTTCATGGACCTATTGAAGGATCCGTATTGAGACACCCATGCCGAAGTACAAGAGTTTCTCTCAAACAGGAGGCCAATCATAACGTGACACGTGTCAACATCAAATAAAGCTCCTAAAATCCCTTACTGACTGCGGATGGAAGCATGCGACTCTCCTTAACTATAAAAGGAGAgcattctcctacaattaaaCCCTAACGACATTATTCTACTTAATTCATTATTAGAACTTagtaatgatgattatgcttgaaccCTTGTATTATATACTAATGATAACTTCTCTACTTTTGTGGACATAGCCTAACTTAAAGTGAACTACGTACCTCTTATATTTGCTAGACCTGACATTCGTGTCGTatttctcgtgttcgtgtcgttttcgtgtcatattCGATAGTTAaatgggtcgtgtcgtgtaatacccgttaaagtaaacgggtaatatgacccgacccgaaatcaacctgttaatattatcaggtaatatgacccgatccgttacccgttaagaaaaatatattttaaatcaataaaaatgaaaatgaaaaacatactttgacccaaaaaaatgtaaaacataatactaaatttcagagttgacccaccccttcatgaaagttgtaaaacttttcattacgagtgattacatcTTTCACActtctataataattattattaattttgcactcaaataaaaaacattgttcatgagatttggagggttttaaaaatctaaatgacTATGTAACCGTCATCTAAGCATTGAGGTTgcaattatgaacgtttattatgctttcacatcttttaaacttatacattaatgattatgattttgtttattttgaactcccttaaaaataatattcatgagagtttgtatggttttaaaaattcaagcgtttgcatatttttttttcatatttttcgcacGTGTAaagtaattattataattttttaaatgtgtttggtatttttaaattatttgatatt is a window from the Pyrus communis chromosome 16, drPyrComm1.1, whole genome shotgun sequence genome containing:
- the LOC137721457 gene encoding dof zinc finger protein DOF2.5, with protein sequence MDTAQWLQGSGEPEKPMEDHDMGSNGCTRSVLEKRARPQEQLNCPRCNSTNTKFCYYNNYSLTQPRYFCKTCRRYWTEGGTLRNVPVGGGSRKNKKSTSSSVSSKITIPDLNPPTTLSHFSSSHQNPRVTHEGQDLNLGFNAIDAHYHGTTMENNNSTNSSSAPNLSAMELLRTGIASRGVNSYMPTQNMPDHHSNTLYPPSSAGFSLQEYKPTNLGFCFDGLGNRYGGDDHENVNGGRILFPFGDHHLKQISSTAGHHEVLDHHQNKGQGNPTGYWNGLLGGGSW